In the Butyrivibrio fibrisolvens genome, one interval contains:
- a CDS encoding class B sortase, with the protein MSKKKLIACILLIILLGIISAALGYRISDKIHNEQLVQDVQESAHIGDTASDTDNIKDKIADTSNVSVTDDTTSGSGTSASFSSPIDFESLQASNEDIYAWISIPDTKVDYPIAQHPTDDSYYLNHGADGIYSEYGCPYTELCDSSKFIEFNTVIYGHNMNDGSMFGVLHDYEDEDFFNDHRTIYIYTKDHTYAYTVFAAVMYSDAHIPYYYDDDIREDRDLFLQSLQNDIVKERSIYDNDMEVTSDSKIITLSTCDRKLRDNRFLVVAVMTQVDGRNIDSN; encoded by the coding sequence ATGAGTAAGAAAAAACTCATAGCATGTATACTATTAATAATACTCCTTGGAATAATATCAGCAGCTTTAGGTTACAGGATATCGGATAAGATTCATAATGAGCAGCTCGTACAAGACGTTCAGGAATCAGCTCATATAGGCGATACAGCTTCTGATACAGACAATATTAAAGATAAGATAGCAGATACATCAAATGTATCGGTAACAGACGACACGACATCAGGTTCAGGCACTTCAGCATCGTTCAGTTCCCCAATAGATTTTGAAAGCCTTCAGGCTTCTAATGAAGACATATACGCATGGATATCAATACCGGATACCAAGGTTGACTATCCAATAGCTCAGCATCCAACAGATGATTCATATTATCTAAACCACGGAGCAGACGGAATTTACTCAGAATACGGATGCCCATATACAGAACTATGCGACAGCAGTAAGTTTATTGAGTTCAACACAGTTATATACGGTCACAATATGAATGACGGTTCTATGTTTGGAGTCCTTCATGACTATGAAGATGAAGATTTCTTCAATGATCACAGGACTATTTATATTTATACCAAGGACCATACATATGCTTATACAGTTTTTGCTGCGGTTATGTACAGTGATGCACATATACCCTATTACTATGATGATGATATAAGAGAGGATAGAGACCTCTTTCTGCAATCTCTTCAGAACGACATAGTGAAAGAGCGCAGTATATATGATAATGACATGGAAGTTACATCTGATAGCAAGATCATAACGCTGTCAACCTGTGACAGGAAGCTTAGAGATAACCGCTTTTTGGTAGTAGCGGTGATGACACAAGTAGATGGAAGAAATATAGATAGTAACTGA
- a CDS encoding LCP family protein — MSHKHRHRKHKRFGREERKTFLILMTAAVVIVLGAGAYGYKSAIRADEKTVRRSSETHSTMDVSASGSSINDSNTVASSTATTAIIDNFDGTITYNGVKYKPNTSIETVLFLGIDDSDQTRQGAGIDEGGRSDTMILFIIDKDKELITPLEINRDTMVGVDIYNNDGEFLYTGQEQITMQYSYGRSAREACNLTKQKVADLLMRTRINNVVSLTMDGIEPSVDAIGGVTLKLQSDETDLDPMYTEGAVITLNGKDAFDFVHTRDVETRGSNMDRMSRQTQFMLALSQTARQKGTGVINVMEEAAGDYLYEDMSADIADCFAKYAVADTVYMLPGDNVEGVLHDEFYVDNEELTKLIIQLFYVEN, encoded by the coding sequence ATGAGTCATAAGCATAGACATAGAAAACATAAAAGATTTGGCCGCGAGGAACGTAAGACATTCTTAATACTGATGACAGCTGCAGTAGTAATAGTACTCGGAGCAGGCGCCTATGGATATAAAAGCGCGATACGTGCTGATGAAAAAACGGTACGTAGAAGCTCAGAAACGCATAGCACTATGGACGTATCTGCAAGCGGATCATCAATAAATGATTCGAATACTGTAGCATCATCAACAGCGACTACGGCCATAATCGATAACTTTGATGGAACCATAACTTATAACGGAGTGAAGTACAAACCAAATACATCGATAGAGACAGTTCTCTTCCTGGGTATAGATGATTCTGACCAGACCAGGCAGGGAGCCGGAATCGATGAGGGCGGACGTTCCGATACCATGATCCTGTTCATAATCGATAAGGACAAAGAGCTCATAACTCCCCTTGAGATCAACAGAGATACCATGGTAGGCGTTGATATATATAATAACGATGGAGAATTCCTCTACACAGGACAAGAGCAGATCACGATGCAGTATTCTTATGGACGCTCAGCCAGAGAAGCCTGCAACCTGACCAAGCAGAAAGTAGCCGACCTACTTATGAGAACCCGCATCAACAACGTGGTATCTCTCACAATGGATGGCATCGAGCCATCTGTTGATGCAATAGGCGGTGTGACATTAAAGCTTCAATCAGATGAGACTGATCTTGATCCCATGTATACCGAAGGTGCAGTTATTACTCTAAATGGTAAAGATGCTTTCGACTTCGTCCACACAAGAGATGTGGAGACAAGAGGCAGTAACATGGACCGAATGTCCAGACAGACCCAGTTCATGCTGGCGCTGTCCCAGACTGCAAGACAGAAAGGAACCGGTGTAATAAACGTTATGGAAGAAGCTGCAGGCGACTATCTCTATGAAGATATGAGCGCTGATATTGCAGACTGCTTCGCTAAGTATGCTGTAGCAGACACAGTCTACATGCTCCCCGGTGACAATGTCGAAGGAGTGCTTCATGATGAGTTCTATGTAGACAATGAAGAACTCACCAAATTGATAATACAACTCTTCTATGTAGAGAACTGA